The DNA segment ATGAACTCTCCAGGTGTACTCTGCCACTGCCGGCGACGAGTTCACCGCATGGGAACGCCTCGCACCCGGAGTCGCGAATCTCCTCGAGCACCCGCCCCGCCTCGTCCTCCCGGACGACCGCGACCATCCCCACGCCCATGTTGAAGGTAGAGAAGAGTTCCGCCTCGTCCGCCCCGCTCTCGCGCGCGATGACGTCGAACTCGTGCGGGCGCGGCCAACTGTCGCAGTGCACGACCGCATCGAGACTCCCGCCGATGACCCGGTCCACGTTCCCCGGGATTCCACCCCCGGTGATGTGGGCGAGCGCCCGCACGCGGCCTGCTTCGAGGCTGCGCTCGAGGATCGACAGGTAACTTCGGTGGGGACGCAGGAGGACGTCCGACACGGAACTCTCCGCCCCCGGGAAGGTGTCGCCGGCCCCGAGTCCGAGGCGGTCGAAGAAGAGGGCGCGCACGAAGCTGTAGCCGTTCGTGTGGAAGCCGCTCGACGCGAGTCCGATGAGACGATCCCCGGGCTCCAGATCTCTGCGGGACAACTCGGGGTAGGCGATCTCGCCCACCACGAATCCGGCGAGGTCATACTCCCCCGTCGCGTAGAAATCCGGCATCTCCGCGGTCTCTCCCCCGAGCAGCGCGCAGCCGTTCGCGCGACAGGCGGCGGCGAGTCCCGAAACGACGCTCGTCACGGTGTCCGGGTCCAGCACGCCACAGGCGACGTAGTCCATGAAGATGAGAGGCCGGGCGCCTTCGACGAGGATGTCGTTGACGCAGTGGTTCACGAGATCGGCGCCCACCGTGTCGTGCCGGTCCGCCATGAAGGCGATCTTCAGCTTCGTCCCCACGCCGTCGGCGCTCGCCACGAGTTCCCGGCCGGGCGTGGCCCGGAACCGCCCTCCGAACGAGCCGAAGTCCGAACTCACGGCATC comes from the Candidatus Palauibacter soopunensis genome and includes:
- the purM gene encoding phosphoribosylformylglycinamidine cyclo-ligase encodes the protein MNDGLTYRDAGVNLEAARATKARLSRLVQGTRTDAVSSDFGSFGGRFRATPGRELVASADGVGTKLKIAFMADRHDTVGADLVNHCVNDILVEGARPLIFMDYVACGVLDPDTVTSVVSGLAAACRANGCALLGGETAEMPDFYATGEYDLAGFVVGEIAYPELSRRDLEPGDRLIGLASSGFHTNGYSFVRALFFDRLGLGAGDTFPGAESSVSDVLLRPHRSYLSILERSLEAGRVRALAHITGGGIPGNVDRVIGGSLDAVVHCDSWPRPHEFDVIARESGADEAELFSTFNMGVGMVAVVREDEAGRVLEEIRDSGCEAFPCGELVAGSGRVHLESS